The following coding sequences are from one Elusimicrobiota bacterium window:
- a CDS encoding PHP domain-containing protein: protein MLSTTIFKILFLVLASIFYNALLFPKNRDYISSHIEFDRIYYLDETYNFNEKARYSVILNEAQVEELYSQQAEFYKLTDDNKLLTNKLTETIFLNICNFAQLPNTPNILLKAEKYIQMELFSDLLLRYFNTGKATGGRNEIICDFHLHTIYSHDSVSDIENILIKANEEGFGAIAVSDHNRLDGVKKAVEIAEQLKKAGKLNPGFIIIPAEEVSVADGGHIGALFIKTYIEKGMTAEETIREIHKQGGLAVALHPGKKGELGLKLSTMLDFDAVEVGDGSDFLLYEFYRNKKLGQKTKKTKLFGGNAHISEGLGFLGYNVVYTAEKSAEGIKQAIRNGTVRPVFTGVYNPYNDFFELKPVEFIYTSFDIYDTIKRNLEYYLGRLIFSNDFKITTSIDEPLFDIFNILPAYKYIRDKKEPFQKPVKLLSISVSYGMLNINYDFDNCKAGCIIKFVF, encoded by the coding sequence ATGCTTTCTACCACAATTTTCAAGATTCTTTTTTTGGTTTTAGCGTCCATTTTTTACAACGCACTGTTATTTCCAAAAAACCGGGATTATATCAGTTCGCATATTGAGTTTGACCGAATCTATTATTTAGACGAGACTTATAATTTTAATGAGAAGGCAAGATATTCGGTGATACTCAATGAAGCGCAGGTTGAAGAACTTTACAGTCAACAAGCCGAGTTTTATAAACTGACCGACGATAACAAATTGTTGACCAATAAACTTACCGAAACTATTTTTTTGAATATTTGTAATTTTGCCCAATTACCTAATACACCGAATATATTATTGAAAGCAGAAAAATATATTCAGATGGAATTATTTTCAGATTTGTTATTGAGATATTTTAATACTGGAAAAGCAACAGGCGGCAGAAATGAGATTATTTGTGATTTTCATTTACATACTATCTATTCACATGATTCGGTAAGCGATATAGAGAATATTTTGATAAAGGCAAATGAGGAAGGTTTCGGTGCGATTGCGGTATCAGACCACAACCGATTAGATGGTGTAAAAAAAGCGGTTGAGATTGCCGAACAACTCAAAAAAGCCGGGAAACTGAATCCCGGCTTTATCATCATTCCTGCAGAAGAGGTTTCCGTAGCCGATGGCGGGCATATTGGTGCATTATTTATCAAGACATATATTGAGAAAGGAATGACTGCTGAAGAAACGATTCGTGAGATACACAAGCAGGGCGGATTGGCGGTTGCTTTGCATCCCGGAAAAAAAGGCGAGTTAGGGCTTAAACTATCAACGATGCTGGATTTTGACGCAGTAGAAGTTGGAGATGGTTCAGATTTTTTGCTATATGAGTTTTACAGAAACAAGAAACTCGGTCAGAAAACTAAAAAAACAAAACTTTTTGGTGGTAATGCTCATATAAGCGAAGGGCTTGGTTTTCTCGGCTATAATGTTGTTTATACCGCCGAGAAATCGGCAGAAGGTATAAAACAGGCAATCAGGAACGGAACGGTTAGACCGGTCTTTACAGGGGTTTACAATCCGTATAATGATTTTTTTGAACTTAAACCAGTTGAGTTTATTTATACGAGTTTTGATATATATGACACTATAAAAAGGAACCTTGAGTATTATCTTGGCAGACTAATTTTTTCTAACGATTTCAAGATTACAACTTCAATAGACGAGCCGCTGTTTGATATTTTTAATATCTTACCGGCATACAAATATATCCGCGACAAAAAAGAACCATTCCAAAAACCAGTCAAACTTTTATCCATTTCTGTTTCTTACGGAATGTTAAATATAAATTATGATTTTGATAACTGTAAAGCAGGGTGTATTATTAAATTTGTGTTTTAG